In Flavobacterium cerinum, one genomic interval encodes:
- a CDS encoding T9SS type B sorting domain-containing protein, whose product MKSAIFLILLFSGFTFYAQGITIDTTSQTVPQLVSNILLQNSCFNETNFQFSSHRGIGLFTNTNPNFPIQEGIIIRNGIAKHTEGQYTGLNESSFLTNAGDPDLQAISNTSGQTLAINDVAYIQFDFTPLSSSFSFDFLFASNEYGEYQCGFNDIFAFLLTDLNTGVTTNLAVIPNSSIPVSVKTIRNNLYNSGCTSSNPSLFGRYNVTNPAGSALNMRGETVLLTASSAVIPNNPYRIKLAIGDYNDSNYDSAVLIAGKSFTTHTNLGSDTTICQGETILLESGLGPQFDHVWTFNHNIIPGATSSSLSVTQPGTYSVIATTTNGACQMTDEIVITDLTIGTPQDIRVCNNGNASYPFNLSQNNATNLGLNPNDYDVLYYASMADVTANNPIPASSINNYQSNGNQTIYIKVRKRNGNFICDNLVSFNLIVNNTIVPGQALNMSKCSNRNGRLSFDLTVETPIVLNGQSPSDFTIFYFTSQSDADNNINSIPDPTAFLVLAPQSPVTIWVRMTDANNVNCYALTSFTITIQPLPLVDVHPDVIECSSYTLPPITNGNYFTGSQGSGTPLFAGDVITQQGTYYIYNGPVGPLGCADQTTFMVTLIDQLSFPEIGCGEYTIRNSPAGHFYTAPGGGGDILPVGTVLHTDQTIYFYAVVNGNVCQEKTYHIRILPVPPIDTPDDVITCNSYTLPSLVHGAYYTYPNGSGVTVNPGTVITESTTLYLYTYDGECSNEHTLRITIIDGPSFQPVTACGEFILPAVEVGNYFTQPMGNGTMIPAETAIQSSQTVYYYVPTTTSPNCTDYLNYQITILPKPLVDTPADRTECGQYILPPLTNGNYFTGTNGTGTQMSAGQIIISTRTIYIYATSSNGCTNEHSFTVTIRPFPPVDSFTDVYTCTSFILPQLTNGKYFTGSGGTGTQLSPGTEITTLQTLYIYNNWSDFPTCSSETVFTVNAIGVEVGTFDDVKACDSYTLPNLTVGNYYSQPNGQGAIIPAGTVITTSQTIYVYAISGNRINCTDEDDFLVTISTTPTLPNFSNIERCDSYTLPPLTSGNYFSGSGGTGTTYQAGDNITTSQTIYVMEAAADNPDCFTEKSFFVTIYPLLDLNISDGTICVDPVTQNTITPYTVSTGLSPALFTVEWYQNNQLIHTGPSYTATQAGQYTINTIKLTPESGNDCNYNPKTINIDQSSSAIASLSVSEPFSDISTISVIITGGYGQYVYQLDDGIEQSSNVFENVSGGEHWVTVTDTKANCGSIRLKTYILKYPKFFTPNGDSYNDTWNIRDLRNQKEARIYIFDRYGKFLAQLRPDGPGWDGMYNGHPLPSTDYWFKVVFTMNGEEKEFRSHFSMKR is encoded by the coding sequence ATGAAGAGCGCAATCTTCCTCATATTATTATTTTCCGGCTTCACATTTTATGCGCAGGGAATCACTATTGACACTACTTCACAAACCGTTCCGCAGTTAGTGAGTAATATTCTTTTACAGAATTCCTGTTTTAACGAAACTAATTTTCAGTTTTCGTCGCATCGTGGCATAGGGCTATTCACAAATACCAATCCGAATTTTCCGATACAGGAAGGAATCATCATCCGTAACGGTATTGCTAAACATACAGAAGGACAATACACCGGACTAAACGAAAGTTCTTTTCTGACCAATGCCGGCGATCCGGATTTACAGGCTATAAGTAATACCAGCGGTCAGACATTAGCCATCAATGATGTAGCCTATATACAATTTGATTTTACACCATTATCCAGTAGTTTTAGTTTCGACTTTCTGTTTGCTTCTAATGAATATGGTGAATATCAATGTGGCTTCAACGATATTTTTGCTTTTTTGCTAACCGACTTAAATACGGGTGTCACCACAAATCTGGCCGTTATACCAAATAGCAGTATCCCGGTTTCGGTCAAAACGATTCGAAATAACCTCTATAATTCCGGCTGTACGTCCTCCAATCCAAGTTTATTTGGTCGTTATAATGTTACCAATCCGGCAGGATCCGCTCTTAATATGCGTGGCGAAACCGTTTTACTAACCGCTTCATCCGCTGTTATCCCCAACAATCCGTATCGAATCAAATTAGCTATTGGCGATTATAATGATTCCAATTATGACTCTGCTGTTTTAATTGCCGGAAAAAGTTTTACAACTCATACAAATTTAGGATCTGACACAACTATCTGTCAGGGCGAAACAATTCTTTTAGAATCCGGATTAGGTCCTCAGTTTGATCATGTATGGACGTTTAACCACAATATCATTCCCGGAGCGACATCCTCTTCTCTTAGCGTAACACAACCCGGTACCTATAGCGTAATCGCCACAACCACAAACGGAGCTTGTCAAATGACCGATGAAATTGTTATTACCGACCTAACTATCGGAACACCACAAGATATACGAGTTTGTAATAACGGTAACGCCTCATACCCTTTCAACCTGTCTCAAAATAATGCCACAAATCTGGGATTAAACCCCAATGATTATGATGTGTTGTATTACGCCTCAATGGCCGATGTTACAGCCAACAATCCGATTCCGGCATCAAGCATCAACAACTATCAAAGTAACGGCAACCAAACTATTTATATTAAAGTACGCAAACGTAATGGTAATTTCATTTGCGACAATCTGGTTTCATTTAATCTAATCGTTAATAACACCATTGTACCCGGACAAGCATTGAATATGTCCAAATGCAGCAACCGTAACGGTCGTTTGAGCTTCGATTTGACTGTGGAAACACCTATTGTTCTGAACGGGCAAAGTCCTTCCGACTTTACTATCTTTTATTTTACATCGCAAAGTGATGCTGACAACAACATTAACAGCATTCCCGATCCAACCGCCTTTCTTGTATTAGCCCCACAATCTCCGGTTACCATTTGGGTTCGAATGACCGATGCCAACAATGTCAATTGTTATGCCCTAACCAGCTTTACGATCACTATACAACCATTACCTTTGGTGGATGTTCATCCGGATGTAATCGAATGCAGCAGCTATACTTTACCTCCGATAACCAACGGGAATTATTTTACCGGATCTCAAGGCTCCGGAACTCCGCTTTTCGCCGGTGATGTTATTACGCAACAAGGCACCTATTATATATATAACGGTCCAGTTGGTCCTTTGGGCTGTGCCGATCAAACTACCTTTATGGTAACATTAATTGATCAACTAAGCTTCCCGGAAATAGGCTGCGGCGAATATACCATTCGTAACTCACCGGCCGGGCATTTTTATACCGCACCGGGTGGCGGAGGCGATATATTACCCGTAGGAACAGTACTCCATACAGATCAGACGATTTATTTCTATGCGGTTGTAAACGGCAATGTATGCCAGGAAAAAACATATCATATCCGAATTCTTCCTGTTCCTCCAATCGACACTCCGGACGATGTTATCACCTGTAATTCCTATACATTACCCTCATTAGTTCACGGTGCTTATTACACCTATCCGAACGGTAGCGGCGTAACGGTTAATCCCGGAACAGTAATAACTGAATCTACAACATTATATCTTTATACGTATGATGGCGAGTGTTCGAATGAACATACTCTACGGATAACAATTATCGACGGTCCTTCATTCCAACCCGTTACAGCCTGTGGTGAATTTATACTCCCGGCCGTTGAAGTCGGAAATTATTTTACTCAACCGATGGGGAACGGAACCATGATTCCCGCCGAAACAGCCATTCAAAGTTCCCAAACGGTTTATTATTATGTTCCGACCACAACTTCACCCAATTGTACCGACTATCTGAATTACCAGATCACGATATTACCGAAACCTTTAGTTGACACTCCTGCCGACCGTACAGAATGCGGACAATATATACTACCTCCTTTAACCAACGGAAACTATTTTACCGGAACTAATGGAACCGGAACTCAAATGAGTGCCGGACAGATTATAATCAGCACAAGGACAATCTATATTTATGCAACATCGAGTAATGGTTGTACTAACGAACATTCTTTTACCGTAACCATACGTCCTTTCCCTCCTGTTGACAGTTTTACAGATGTATACACCTGTACTTCTTTTATCTTACCACAATTAACCAACGGAAAGTATTTTACAGGATCGGGCGGAACCGGAACTCAGTTAAGTCCCGGAACCGAAATAACAACTTTGCAAACGCTATACATTTATAATAACTGGAGTGATTTTCCAACCTGTAGCAGCGAAACCGTATTTACCGTAAATGCTATCGGTGTGGAAGTCGGCACTTTTGATGATGTTAAAGCTTGTGACAGTTATACGTTACCGAACCTTACCGTAGGTAATTATTATTCGCAGCCAAACGGTCAAGGTGCTATCATCCCGGCAGGAACTGTTATAACCACAAGTCAGACTATTTATGTTTATGCTATTTCCGGAAATCGTATTAATTGTACCGACGAAGACGATTTTCTCGTTACCATTTCAACGACTCCGACACTTCCGAATTTCAGCAATATAGAACGTTGCGACAGCTATACTTTACCACCATTAACATCCGGCAATTATTTTAGCGGTAGCGGCGGAACCGGTACAACTTATCAGGCCGGAGACAACATTACTACTTCACAAACGATTTATGTAATGGAAGCAGCAGCCGATAATCCCGACTGTTTTACTGAAAAATCATTTTTCGTAACCATTTATCCGTTATTGGATCTGAATATTTCCGACGGCACTATTTGTGTCGATCCGGTAACACAAAATACCATCACACCTTATACCGTTTCAACCGGCTTAAGTCCTGCTTTATTTACCGTAGAATGGTACCAGAATAATCAGTTGATTCATACCGGACCTAGCTATACAGCAACACAAGCCGGACAATACACGATCAACACCATAAAACTAACTCCGGAATCCGGAAACGATTGTAATTATAATCCAAAAACCATAAATATTGATCAATCAAGTTCAGCAATAGCTTCTTTATCCGTTAGCGAACCGTTTTCCGATATCAGTACGATTAGTGTCATCATTACCGGCGGATACGGTCAGTATGTATACCAACTGGACGATGGAATTGAGCAGTCCTCCAACGTTTTTGAGAATGTTTCCGGAGGCGAGCATTGGGTAACCGTTACTGATACAAAAGCGAATTGCGGCAGTATCCGATTAAAAACGTATATCCTGAAATACCCGAAATTCTTTACACCAAACGGCGACTCCTATAACGACACCTGGAATATCCGCGACCTTCGCAATCAAAAAGAAGCCCGGATTTATATTTTCGATCGTTACGGTAAATTCCTCGCTCAACTCCGACCGGACGGACCGGGTTGGGACGGAATGTATAACGGTCATCCGTTACCCTCTACCGATTATTGGTTTAAAGTTGTTTTCACAATGAACGGCGAAGAAAAAGAATTCCGATCCCATTTTTCAATGAAACGTTAG
- the thiL gene encoding thiamine-phosphate kinase translates to MIEDKTPQRTSLSQLGEFGLISHLTQHFKINQPSTLTGIGDDAAVLDFNDKKVVISTDLLVEGVHFDLAYMPLKHLGYKAVVVNLSDICAMNAKPTQITVSIAVSNRFPLEALEELFDGIALAAKIYDVDVIGGDTTSSQKGLIISITAIGEAKEEELVYRNGAGETDLLVVTGDLGAAYMGLQVLEREKQVFQVNPNNQPDLDAYTYLIERQLKPEARKDVKELLEALDLKPTSMIDISDGLSSEIIHICKNSSKGCNLYEDKLPLDPQLINACEEFNVDSTTIAINGGEDYELLFTIKMSDFDKIKGNPNFTVIGHMAPESEGIHLITRANTKIPLKARGWNALSEE, encoded by the coding sequence ATGATAGAAGACAAAACGCCTCAAAGAACCAGTTTGTCGCAACTGGGAGAATTCGGATTAATATCGCATTTGACCCAGCACTTCAAAATTAATCAGCCATCCACATTAACCGGGATTGGCGATGATGCGGCTGTACTGGATTTTAACGATAAAAAAGTGGTGATTTCAACCGATTTATTGGTAGAAGGCGTTCACTTTGACCTTGCTTATATGCCTTTAAAACATTTGGGATATAAAGCTGTAGTCGTTAACCTTTCCGATATCTGTGCAATGAATGCCAAACCAACACAGATAACCGTTTCGATTGCCGTTTCGAATCGTTTCCCTTTGGAAGCACTGGAAGAACTTTTCGACGGAATTGCTTTGGCTGCCAAAATATATGATGTAGATGTGATCGGCGGGGATACCACTTCTTCTCAGAAAGGATTAATCATTAGCATTACAGCTATCGGCGAAGCAAAAGAAGAAGAACTGGTTTACCGTAACGGAGCCGGTGAAACCGATTTATTAGTTGTTACCGGTGACCTTGGTGCCGCTTATATGGGATTACAGGTTTTGGAACGCGAGAAGCAGGTTTTCCAGGTTAACCCGAATAACCAACCGGATTTGGATGCTTATACTTATCTTATCGAACGTCAGTTAAAACCGGAAGCGCGTAAAGACGTAAAAGAATTATTGGAAGCACTAGACTTAAAACCGACTTCAATGATTGATATTTCAGATGGATTATCCTCTGAGATTATTCATATTTGTAAGAATTCGTCAAAAGGTTGTAATCTATACGAAGACAAATTACCACTGGATCCTCAATTGATCAATGCTTGTGAAGAATTTAATGTCGACAGTACTACAATTGCCATTAACGGAGGAGAAGATTACGAATTGTTATTTACAATCAAAATGTCAGATTTCGATAAGATTAAAGGAAATCCGAATTTTACAGTAATCGGGCATATGGCACCGGAAAGTGAAGGTATTCATTTAATAACTCGTGCCAACACTAAAATTCCATTAAAAGCAAGAGGGTGGAATGCATTAAGTGAAGAATAA